The Indicator indicator isolate 239-I01 chromosome 30, UM_Iind_1.1, whole genome shotgun sequence genome has a window encoding:
- the BCL7B gene encoding B-cell CLL/lymphoma 7 protein family member B isoform X2 gives MSGRSVRAETRSRAKDDIKKVMAAIERVRRWEKKWVTVGDTSLRIFKWVPVADSKEKEKSKSSSSAAREPNGFPADTSANSSLLLEFQDENSNQSSLSDVYQLKVDSSPNSSPSPQQSESMSPAHTSDFRTDDSQPPTLGQETLEEPSLPSSEVADEPPTLTKEEPVPLETQVTEEEEDSGAPPLKRFCVDQNSVCHTASES, from the exons ATGTCGGGCCGCTCGGTACGCGCCGAGACCCGCAGCCGCGCTAAGGATGACATCAAAAAAGTGATGGCGGCCATCGAGCGCGTCCGCAGATG GGAGAAGAAGTGGGTGACGGTGGGCGACACTTCCCTGCGGATATTCAAGTGGGTGCCGGTGGCGGACAGCAAGGAG aaagagaaatccAAATCGAGTAGCAGCGCTGCCCGAGAACCCAATGGCTTCCCAGCTGACACCTCTGCCaattcctctctcctcctggagTTCCAAG ATGAGAACAGCAACCAGAGCTCCCTGTCTGATGTCTACCAGCTCAAGGTGGACAGCAGTCCCAACTCTAGCCCCAGTCCCCAGCAGAGCGAGTCCATGAGTCCTGCCCACACGTCTGACTTCCGCACGGATGACTCGCAGCCACCCACACTGGGGCAGGAGACGCTGGAag agccctccctgccttcctcgGAAGTTGCAGATGAGCCTCCCACTCTCACAAAGGAAGAGCCAGTCCCCCTTGAGACTCAG GTaactgaagaggaggaggactcCGGTGCACCGCCTCTGAAGAGATTTTGTGTCGATCAGAACTCTGTGTGCCACACGGCCTCGGAGAGCTAG
- the BCL7B gene encoding B-cell CLL/lymphoma 7 protein family member B isoform X3, whose translation MSGRSVRAETRSRAKDDIKKVMAAIERVRRWEKKWVTVGDTSLRIFKWVPVADSKEKEKSKSSSSAAREPNGFPADTSANSSLLLEFQEPSLPSSEVADEPPTLTKEEPVPLETQVTEEEEDSGAPPLKRFCVDQNSVCHTASES comes from the exons ATGTCGGGCCGCTCGGTACGCGCCGAGACCCGCAGCCGCGCTAAGGATGACATCAAAAAAGTGATGGCGGCCATCGAGCGCGTCCGCAGATG GGAGAAGAAGTGGGTGACGGTGGGCGACACTTCCCTGCGGATATTCAAGTGGGTGCCGGTGGCGGACAGCAAGGAG aaagagaaatccAAATCGAGTAGCAGCGCTGCCCGAGAACCCAATGGCTTCCCAGCTGACACCTCTGCCaattcctctctcctcctggagTTCCAAG agccctccctgccttcctcgGAAGTTGCAGATGAGCCTCCCACTCTCACAAAGGAAGAGCCAGTCCCCCTTGAGACTCAG GTaactgaagaggaggaggactcCGGTGCACCGCCTCTGAAGAGATTTTGTGTCGATCAGAACTCTGTGTGCCACACGGCCTCGGAGAGCTAG
- the BCL7B gene encoding B-cell CLL/lymphoma 7 protein family member B isoform X1: MSGRSVRAETRSRAKDDIKKVMAAIERVRRWEKKWVTVGDTSLRIFKWVPVADSKEKEKSKSSSSAAREPNGFPADTSANSSLLLEFQGAVSADENSNQSSLSDVYQLKVDSSPNSSPSPQQSESMSPAHTSDFRTDDSQPPTLGQETLEEPSLPSSEVADEPPTLTKEEPVPLETQVTEEEEDSGAPPLKRFCVDQNSVCHTASES; this comes from the exons ATGTCGGGCCGCTCGGTACGCGCCGAGACCCGCAGCCGCGCTAAGGATGACATCAAAAAAGTGATGGCGGCCATCGAGCGCGTCCGCAGATG GGAGAAGAAGTGGGTGACGGTGGGCGACACTTCCCTGCGGATATTCAAGTGGGTGCCGGTGGCGGACAGCAAGGAG aaagagaaatccAAATCGAGTAGCAGCGCTGCCCGAGAACCCAATGGCTTCCCAGCTGACACCTCTGCCaattcctctctcctcctggagTTCCAAG GTGCTGTTTCTGCAGATGAGAACAGCAACCAGAGCTCCCTGTCTGATGTCTACCAGCTCAAGGTGGACAGCAGTCCCAACTCTAGCCCCAGTCCCCAGCAGAGCGAGTCCATGAGTCCTGCCCACACGTCTGACTTCCGCACGGATGACTCGCAGCCACCCACACTGGGGCAGGAGACGCTGGAag agccctccctgccttcctcgGAAGTTGCAGATGAGCCTCCCACTCTCACAAAGGAAGAGCCAGTCCCCCTTGAGACTCAG GTaactgaagaggaggaggactcCGGTGCACCGCCTCTGAAGAGATTTTGTGTCGATCAGAACTCTGTGTGCCACACGGCCTCGGAGAGCTAG